The following is a genomic window from Oncorhynchus masou masou isolate Uvic2021 chromosome 6, UVic_Omas_1.1, whole genome shotgun sequence.
CATTTTATCTACTGGGATAAATGTAGGTCAACCGTGTCTCTTCTCCTAAAGAGGAGCAGTCTACGATCCCAGCTGGTACTACCGAAACACTGCATCAGTGTCATCCCACAGTGTTTCTCTAAGTGTTCCCTGGCTCGTTCTGCCACATCTCCTCTGATCTTTAACTCCTTGAAGTGGTCAAAGTCAGACCGCCCTAGCTTCCTCAGCCTCCGGGCCGCCGAACGGTAGCACTTCCAGGGCTGGGCCTCCAGGAGGAGATGTTGGCTGACGGAGGCCAGCCGGGAGAGGAGCCCCAGTAGGGCAGCGTCTCCGTGGTTCAGGTGGACCCACATGGTAACAGCCAGGCACAGGGAGAGGTGGAAGCGGAAGCCGCCATGTTGTCTCAGGTAGTCCTGTAGCTGGGTCTGGCTAGAAGCATCCTCAGTGATGTCTAAGGGAA
Proteins encoded in this region:
- the LOC135541348 gene encoding pre-miRNA 5'-monophosphate methyltransferase, whose translation is MATCGAESEVLDEKDDPGAAPYGNFINYYTFNPPENRLSLIPTTLIQDLGYGKDSSETILLLDVGCNSGDLTVALYRHLQQRVLSEDSTTPPDTDLQLLGFDLDESLILRAQQTNPFPQSISFIPLDITEDASSQTQLQDYLRQHGGFRFHLSLCLAVTMWVHLNHGDAALLGLLSRLASVSQHLLLEAQPWKCYRSAARRLRKLGRSDFDHFKELKIRGDVAERAREHLEKHCGMTLMQCFGSTSWDRRLLLFRRRDTVDLHLSQ